One genomic region from Pyxicephalus adspersus chromosome 1, UCB_Pads_2.0, whole genome shotgun sequence encodes:
- the C1H2orf49 gene encoding ashwin, with amino-acid sequence MAQVGGRSVAMGQDCDLLLHPELLSGDFLLLSLGQKNIVVEQTVNDKEKLTEIFVQHAMPLPQRVLPKSRWGKMMESKRAENKTEPQKSCSVESGRKRPLIVFDGSSTNTSIKLKRKENGDTAQNLHPAHTEKASSTIQTGQPTSPVSNLCSASAKVVNNNNNGHQASSPGTPLSTGKVKTLTPSSASAVKIKRNAPKEDSDMTGDMKPTEAKKKITHVTWP; translated from the exons ATGGCTCAGGTTGGTGGCAGATCAGTGGCCATGGGGCAGGACTGCGATCTTTTACTGCACCCCGAGCTGCTGTCTGGGGACTTCCTGTTGCTGTCTCTAGGACAG aaaaatattgtaGTGGAACAGACTGTGAATGACAAGGAGAAACTAACTGAAATCTTTGTTCAGCATGCCATGCCCCTTCCTCAAAGAGTTTTACCGAAGAGTCGGTGGGGTAAAATGATGGAAAGTAAGAGAGCAGAGAACAAGACAGAGCCCCAGAAAAG ttGCAGTGTTGAAAGTGGAAGAAAACGACCTCTCATAGTGTTTGATGGAAGCTCTACTAACACTAgcataaaattaaaaaggaaagaaaatggggACACGGCTCAGAATCTTCATCCGGCACATACGGAAAAAGCGAGCAGTACTATCCAAACAGGACAGCCAACCAGCCCAGTGTCCAACCTTTGTTCAGCATCTGCCAAAGTAGTCAACAATAATAACAATGGACACCAGGCCAGTAGCCCAGGGACACCTTTATCAACAGGAAAAGTAAAAACACTAACACCTTCAAGTGCAAGTGcggtaaaaataaaaaggaatgctCCAAAGGAGGAT